CGCCCGGTCTCCCGCGCTCCGGCACGAAACAAGCACGCTCCCGCCCGGCTCGTTATATTTGATCGCATTATCGAGCATATTCATGAAAATATGCGTCAGGCTCTCGCGGTCCGCCCGGACCGGCGCCGGCAGCAAATCGGTCTGCACGGCCACGCCGAACTGCACCGCTTTGCCCCGCATCCGGGCGCAAACCTCCGCCAGCGTCTCGCTCGCGTCGACTCGTTCGGCGCTCAGGCTGAACTCGTATTGCTCCATCGCCGACAGGTGCAGCACCTTCTCGATCATGTCGAGCAGACGGTCCGCCTCCTTGCGGATATTCGTCCTCGCCTCGTCCAGCAGCGACGGATCGTCGCGGTACATATCAAGCAGATCGGCATACGCGATGATCGACGTCAGCGGCGTCTTGAATTCGTGACTGATATTGCCGATAAACTGCTTTTGCCGCGCAAAGCTTTGTTCGATTTCCCGGCTCATATACGCAATCCCTTCGCTCAGCTCGCCGAGCTCGTCGCGGCGGCGGACCGGCGGGTCTTTAATGAAGCGCCCGTCGCGGATATCGTCGGCGGCCTTGCGAAGCCTGCGCAGTGAACGCGTAACCCGGCTGACGTACAAAAAGCCGAGAAGGAAGCTGAGGACCAGCGAAGCTCCGCCGATCGTGCGCAGGGAGCGTTGAATGGAAGCGTAAAAGTCGTTATCCGCTCGGATCGAGGTTTGCAGCTGCACGATACCGACCTGACCGACGGACCAGACGAGCGGCGCCATATAGACGACCGAATCCCCGGTCGTTTCGTAGACGGTTTTTCCACGCTTCGCATAAGGCAAAATATCGGTGATATCCGGGCCGGCGGACTGCGGCTGCGAATCGCCGACCTGGACGCCGTCGGCGCCGTACAGCAGCACGCGCGAATTGTCGAACAGCGAGCTTAAGTCCGCCGCCAGCTCCGGACCTTGGCGGCGCAGGAAAGTATCGGCGCCATTGTAAGCGCCCGCGCTCAAATAGATTTGCCGCACGCGCAAATTCGCCAAATTGCCGCGCTGCTCAAGGCTGCTTTCAACCTTGCGCGCTTGTTCATCCGAGATGCTTCGCAAAATGTAGGCGCCGATAACCGAGACGATCAGCAGCAGCACGGCCGCAAGCGCAATCGTAAATCGCCACCTCAGGCTGAAATGAAAGCCGCGGCGCCCTTTCATTCCGGCAGCTCCTTCAGCGCCTTATAGCCGACGCCGTAAACGGTCTGCAGCAGCTGCTGGTACGGTTCGCCGAGCTTCTTGCGCAGCCGCTGGACATGGATGTCCACGGTTCGCGTACCTCCTGCATAATCGATGCTCCAGACGAAATCGAGCAGCTCGTCGCGCGTATATACCCGGTCGGGATGCGTCAGCAGCAGCGACAGCAAATCGAACTCCTTCGGCGTCAGGTCCAGCGTCTCCCCGTTCAGCTTGACGGTCCGGTTCGGAACGTGGAGCCGGAGCCCGCCGATTTCCGCCTGGCGCGGTTCTTCTCCCGTTTTGCTTTCCAATCGGCGCAGCAGCGCCTTGACCCGGGCGACCAGCTCTCTCAGATCGAACGGCTTCGTCATATAATCGTCGGCCCCGAGCTCGAGACCGATGACCTTGTCGACGATATCGTTCTTGACCGTCAGCATGATGATCCCCATGCCGCTGCGGTTTTCCAGCCTGCGGCACACGTCGTAGCCGCTCAGCTTCGGCATCATGACGTCGAGCACGATGACATGCGGCTTGAACGTCTCCGCCTTTTGCAGCGCCGCTTCCCCGTCGTGAGCCAGCTCTACCTGATAGCCTTCGCGTCGGAACGCATAAGCGATCGCTCCCGCGATGCTCACCTCGTCATCGACGACGAGAATTTTTTTGTCCATGTGGCTCATTTTCGCATTCACCTGCCTTTACGCTACACGACGATTGTATCCGCAGCGAATCGGAAATGTTTCCAAATCGTAAACAAACGCATGCTGAACGTCTTTTTTCCATAGCATACAACAATCCGCGGCTTTCATCCGCCGTTATTTGTCCGAAATTGTCAACATTCAGCATTCCTTTTCCGCGAACCGCCGGCTTATAATATCCGAAGACGACTCGTATGAATTTGCGCAAGATTGAGGTGCCCCGCCATGAGCAGCCGGAGAAAAATCGTTCTGTTAACGGCCCTGGTTTATTTATTCGCTTACGGTTTGTTTTATGTAAAGGACGAAGTGGCTTATACGCATGCGGAAGCCGCGCCGTCCCCGGACCATTTCGAAATTCCGGTGCTGGCTTATCATTCGGTTTCGGCCCGGACGGACGGGGAATACAACATTACGCCCGCGAAATTCGCCGAGCAAATGAAGACGCTCGCGCAGCTCGGCTACCGGACCGTTACGATGGCCGAGTTCGACCGCTATATGAAAGGAACCGCGCATCCGAAGCCGGGGGAGAAGCTCGTCCTCCTCACGTTCGACGACGGGTACCGCAATGTCTACAGCGTCGCTTATCCGATTATGCGCCAATACGGCTTTACGGCAGCGATGTTTCTGATTACGAGCTGGGCGGGCGGCCCGTCGTTCGTCACCTGGGACCAAGCCGCCGCGCTGCAGAACGCCGGGTGGGACATCATGGCGCATTCGGAGACGCATCCGCATTTGCCGCTGCTGCCGGAGAACGTTCAAAATCGGGAGATTCTCGGGTCGAAGCAGGCGATCGAATCCCATCTCGGCAAACCGGCAATCGCTTTCGCCTACCCGTACGGCAACCGAAGCGGCATCACGTACCGGCTCGTGCGGGAGAGCGGATTTGACTACGCCTTCACCTTCGACGACGGGCTGACCGATTCGCGGCAGGACCCGTTCCTGCTGAAACGGCGAATCGTTTCCGGGACGGAAACGCTCCCCGAATTCGAGCTGAAGCTGACGAAACAAACCGGAGAGGAATAAAAGCATACGGTAGTCTGCGAGGCAGTAATCCTGTGCGATTGAACACGCGGCACCGGTCGAACCAGTGAAACCGGTCGAAAATGAATCGGTTCGGAGGCCGGGCCAAGCTTTCGATCCGGTCGATGTATGACGATGAGAAGGTGTAACGCAGCGGTCGGGGGTCAAAGCGTAATAAGGTTCAGGCTGCGGCCGGAGCTTGAATAGGTTCAAATTCCGGCCGAAGCGTGATGATCCGGAAGCCACCGGCCGCAGGCCGGTATATTTGTTTCGGCGGGGCGAAGCGCAAGTCCGGATCACGTCA
This genomic window from Paenibacillus humicola contains:
- a CDS encoding sensor histidine kinase, with translation MKGRRGFHFSLRWRFTIALAAVLLLIVSVIGAYILRSISDEQARKVESSLEQRGNLANLRVRQIYLSAGAYNGADTFLRRQGPELAADLSSLFDNSRVLLYGADGVQVGDSQPQSAGPDITDILPYAKRGKTVYETTGDSVVYMAPLVWSVGQVGIVQLQTSIRADNDFYASIQRSLRTIGGASLVLSFLLGFLYVSRVTRSLRRLRKAADDIRDGRFIKDPPVRRRDELGELSEGIAYMSREIEQSFARQKQFIGNISHEFKTPLTSIIAYADLLDMYRDDPSLLDEARTNIRKEADRLLDMIEKVLHLSAMEQYEFSLSAERVDASETLAEVCARMRGKAVQFGVAVQTDLLPAPVRADRESLTHIFMNMLDNAIKYNEPGGSVLVSCRSAGDRAVIVFRDTGIGIPEEARAKLFEPFFTVSKDRARLTGGTGLGLSLVKRLVELQGGTVAVAPSGAGERGTTFTVTFPLAPLKRLQS
- a CDS encoding response regulator transcription factor, which translates into the protein MDKKILVVDDEVSIAGAIAYAFRREGYQVELAHDGEAALQKAETFKPHVIVLDVMMPKLSGYDVCRRLENRSGMGIIMLTVKNDIVDKVIGLELGADDYMTKPFDLRELVARVKALLRRLESKTGEEPRQAEIGGLRLHVPNRTVKLNGETLDLTPKEFDLLSLLLTHPDRVYTRDELLDFVWSIDYAGGTRTVDIHVQRLRKKLGEPYQQLLQTVYGVGYKALKELPE
- a CDS encoding polysaccharide deacetylase family protein gives rise to the protein MSSRRKIVLLTALVYLFAYGLFYVKDEVAYTHAEAAPSPDHFEIPVLAYHSVSARTDGEYNITPAKFAEQMKTLAQLGYRTVTMAEFDRYMKGTAHPKPGEKLVLLTFDDGYRNVYSVAYPIMRQYGFTAAMFLITSWAGGPSFVTWDQAAALQNAGWDIMAHSETHPHLPLLPENVQNREILGSKQAIESHLGKPAIAFAYPYGNRSGITYRLVRESGFDYAFTFDDGLTDSRQDPFLLKRRIVSGTETLPEFELKLTKQTGEE